The genomic window CCGCGATCCCGGCCCGGAACAACGACAGGCCGTTCGGGTGAGACGCGAGTGCGCCTTCCCGATCTGCCGCGTTCGCCATATCCGTCAATCACCCAGGAGCTGTCCATGGACTTCTTCACCAGCGATGGCCTCGGCACCGGTGCCGGCCGACGTCCGGGCCGGGACCTCACCGCCCGGTTCCTCCACGAAGGAGGGACGCCATGGCGGAGGCCGGTGTGTTGATCTGTGACGCCCAGGAGTTGATGCGCGTCGGCCTGCGCATGGTGGTGGACAGCCAGTCGGACCTCACGGTCGTCGGCGAAGCCGGGGACGGCGAGGAAGCCGTGGCACAGGCACTCGCCCTGCGCCCGGACCTCGTTCTCATGGCCGTGCGGCTGCCGGGCCTCGACGGCATCTCGGCCACCGCACAGGTACGCGCCGCACTGCCCCGGACACAGGTGCTGGTCATCACCGCCTGCGACCGCGACGAGTACGCCTACGCGGCGCTTCGCGCCGGAGCCGGCGGCTTCCTTGTCAAGGACACGCCGGCCGCCGAGATGCTTGTCGCCATCCGTGGCGTGCTGCGCGGCGACGCGGTGATCGCCCCCTCGGTGACCCGGCGGCTGATCGACCGGTATGTCACGGACGCCATCGCTCCCCTCACCGACAAACGCCTCGACGTACTGACCGACCGCGAGCGTGAGGTGTTGGGTCTGGTCGCCCGTGGGCTGAACAACACGGAGATCGCCGGGAAGCTGTTCCTCGGCGAGACCACGGTCAAGACCCACGTGGCCCGGATCCTCAGCAAGCTGCGTCTCCGCGACCGGATACAGGCCGTCGTCGTGGCCTACGAGAGCGGACTGGTTCGTCCTGGCGGATGACCCCGTCGGGCGCTCGGGATGGTTTCCGACGACACGACGGATCCCTAGCTTCTGAACATGTCGATCATGCGCGAGTTCCTCCGCAGCCCCCGACTCACCGGCGCCATCGCGCCCAGCTCCGCCACACTCGCCCAGGCCATGACCGCCGGACTGGACCTTCACCGCGCCGACCTCGTGGTGGAGTTGGGGTCCGGCACCGGCGCGATCACCGGAACGATCCTGCGGCAGTTGGCTCCGAACGCGCGGCTGATCGCGGTCGAGCTCAACCCGGCCTTCGCCCGCCGGCTCACGGACCGGTACGCCGATGACAGTTCCGTCGAGGTGGTCCAGGGCAGCGCCGAGGACCTGGCGACGTTCGTCCCCCACCCGGTCGACGTCATCGTGTCCGGTCTGCCGTGGACCGTCATGCCGCATGAACGGCAGCGCCGGATCCTCGACGCGGCCGCCGGCGTACTGAGTCCGAGCGGCGGGTTCAGCACCTTCGCGTACATGCACGCCGCGTGGACACCCCCGGCCCGCCGGTTCGCCACCGAGCTGACCGGGCGGTTCTCCACGGTGGAGCGCGGCCGGGTGGTGTGGCCGAACCTCCCGCCGGCGTACGTGCACCGCGCGGTCGCACCGGTCCACAGGAAGTCGGCGGAGCCGGCCCACGGAAGGTAGCGCCCGCAGCCACTGAGCAGCCCGTTCTCGACGCCACCGGCATGCCCCGGAGCGACGCTCGCACACCTTCCTCTTCCCGCACGCACACCCCTCAGCACTGGAGCACAGCATGACTCAGCACAGCATGTTCAAGATCGAGACCGTGGCGCCGAAGATCCGCAAGGTCACCTTCTCGAATCCGCCGGTGAACGTCGTCGGCGCGGACACCGTCGTCCAACTGCTCGACATCGTTGACGAGTTGAGCCAGGACGGGCGGGTTCAGGTCGTCGTCTTCGA from Streptomyces sp. DSM 40750 includes these protein-coding regions:
- a CDS encoding response regulator; protein product: MAEAGVLICDAQELMRVGLRMVVDSQSDLTVVGEAGDGEEAVAQALALRPDLVLMAVRLPGLDGISATAQVRAALPRTQVLVITACDRDEYAYAALRAGAGGFLVKDTPAAEMLVAIRGVLRGDAVIAPSVTRRLIDRYVTDAIAPLTDKRLDVLTDREREVLGLVARGLNNTEIAGKLFLGETTVKTHVARILSKLRLRDRIQAVVVAYESGLVRPGG
- a CDS encoding class I SAM-dependent methyltransferase; this translates as MSIMREFLRSPRLTGAIAPSSATLAQAMTAGLDLHRADLVVELGSGTGAITGTILRQLAPNARLIAVELNPAFARRLTDRYADDSSVEVVQGSAEDLATFVPHPVDVIVSGLPWTVMPHERQRRILDAAAGVLSPSGGFSTFAYMHAAWTPPARRFATELTGRFSTVERGRVVWPNLPPAYVHRAVAPVHRKSAEPAHGR